A segment of the Streptomyces diastaticus subsp. diastaticus genome:
CTCGTACGTGAAGAGGACCTGGCAGCCGTCCCAGGCGGACGGCTCGCGGAAGCGCGCGACGTAGTAGGCCTTCTGCAGTTCGTTGAGCGGCCGTGCCTCCTGTGCGGCGGAGTCCGGTGAGGCGAGGTCGCGCAGGGTGTTGCCGAGCGCGGTGAAGAGGATGTCGGCCGCCCCGGGCGCCAGAAGGCCGTCCGCCACGTCCCAGTGGTAGTGGAGGGCTCCCCGTGCTTCCCACATCTGGTGGTCGATCGCGACCCCGGCGGTCCTACTGCCGGTGCGGACGAGGTGGGCGAGGAGCCCTTCGGTGCCTCCCGCGGCCGAGTCGAGCAGGCTGGTGAAGACCACGGGCGGCATGTCAGGGGTCTTGCCGTCGGCGGTGCGCAGCTCGCGCAGAGCCTCCACACCCGACACTCCCGCGTGTTCGAGGTCCTTCCACAGCTCTGTGTGCACCGCCCTGGCGGCGTCGTCGAAGGAGCCGTCGAAGGAGGGAGCTGCCAGGAAGAGCAGAGTGGACGTGAACGGCCCGGCCAGTCGGTCGGTGCCGCGCGGCAGTCGCACCCGGTCGCTGGTGGTGAGGACGAGGGAGAGGTGCCCGGAGCCGGCGTATCCGGCCAGCGCCTCCGTGAAGGCGGTGAGCACCAGCGCCGTCGGGGTGATGTCCAGGCGCGCGGCACGCTCCTTCAGGCTCCGCCACTGCGCCGGGGTGAGCGCCGCGTCCAGCGAACGGCGCGGGTGCCCTTCCGGACGTTCCTCGGGCCGCTCCGCGGTGATCGGGGGGCCTGGCGGCATCGCGGCGAGCCGGTCGTGCCAGTGGGCGAGGTCGGCACGGTGGGCGTCGGTGGAACGGCGGGCGTGGAGGGCGAGAACGGTCTCCCGCAGGGAGACACCGACGCGCGGCAGGGGGCGCTCGGGGTGCTCGTACCGGTCCCACCACTGGCCGAGCAGGACGCCGAGACCGTGGCCGTCGGTGACCATGCCGTCGATCGCGAGGTGGACCAGGGTCTCGTCGGGGCCGAGCGACATCTCGACGGCGTGCATCGGCCAGGCCCCCGGCCGGCCGGCCGGGCGGGCCAGCCGCTCCCGCACCTCGCGCACGTGGCGCGCGTACTCCGCGGGACCGGCGGCGGTCAGATCGTGGACCGGCACGTGGACCGGCGGCGGGTCCTCCAGGATCCGCTGCCGGCCGTGGTCGTCGACGTCGAGCCGGAGGGCCTCCTGGTGGGCGACGAGCGCCCGCCAGGCCGCCGCCAGCCGGGCCGGCTCCACGGCCGGCGGGCGGAACTCCCGGTACAGCCGGCATCCAGCCGGGTCGGGGGTGAGGTCCGGATCGCTCCCCACCATGTACGCCTGCTGCACGGGAGTCAGCGGGAAGGGGCCGTGCCGGTCGCCGGGTCCGCCTCCCCCGTCGCGCACGTCGCCGGCCGGGGCCGCGGGCTCCTCCGACGGGGCGAGCCGCGCCACCCGGTCGATGAGGCGCCGGAGCGTCACCTGGCCGCCGAGCCACTCCAGCGGCACCGCGACACCCAGCCGGACCTGGAGTTCCAGGAGCATCCGGGCGGCGGCCAGGGACGCCAGTCCGTAGTCGCGCAAGGGCTTGTCCAGCGACGGTTCCGATCCTGTGGGCAGGGTGTCGGCGACGATCCGCAGCACTGTCTCTGCGACCTGGTCCTGATGCATCGCGTCCTTCTTCACGGCCCAACGGGCGGGAGGGGCGGGGCGGGGTCGGATCGGTCCGGTCTCAGGCCGGAGCGGGGTGCCGGTCGAGGAAGGCGGCCATGCGGTCCAGCAGCCCGGGGGCCCCGCGGAAGAGCGAGACGTGGTCCCCGTGCGGGCGGATCCAGGTGTCCGCCCGGTCCAGGCGCCGGGCCACCAGCAGGGAGCCCTCCGGGTGGGCCGTGCTGTCGTCCTCACTCGTCACGACCAGCACCGGTGCGGTCACCGAGGAGAGGTGGGGACGCAGATCGGTGCCCATGACCGCGCCGTTCAGCGCGCAGTAGCGGGAGAACAGCTCGACGGTGGCGTACGGATGGAGCACCAGGTGGGCGAGGTCGGCGGGGACACCACCGCTGATCGCCCGGCACAGCGTGCCGTGGATGGCCCCGGCCGGGGCCCGCCCGTCGGTCACCATCGCCATCAGGGCCTGGAGGTTGCGTTGGTGCTCGGTCTTGGGGCTCTCCGGCCCCAGCTCGAAATCGCCGTGCCACAGGCTGAGCGACACCACCCGTTCGGGGTGCAGCGCCGCCGCCACCACCGCGAGCACCGCGCCACCGCACAGGCCCATCACGTGGGCTCGGGCCATTCCGGCGCTGTCCATGGCCGTCACCAGGTCGGTGCTCTGCTCCGCCAGGCCGTACGCCGTGGCCGCCGAGGCTTCCGGCGGGCCGGACAGTCCCCTGCTCTCCCACGTCACCACGTGGTGGGTGGGGGCCAGCGCCCGGATCCACCACTCGGCGAGACGCGCCGGCATCCCGGGAGCGGAGGCCAGCACGACCGCCGGGCTGCCGGGGCGGCCCGCGGTGTGCACGCGCAGCGGTGTCCCGTCCGGTGTCTCGACGGTGCGCCGGGTTGCGAAGCGGTCGAAGTCTCCGGCCGCCGCGGCGTCCACGATCCGGTCGACCACCGCGGGGTCGTCCAGCTCCGCGCACGGCTCGCCGTGCGCGGGACCGGTCAGGCCGAGCCGCTCGCCGATGATCCGCGGGAACGTCCCCGGCTCCTGGCCGGGCACCGTGCCACGGAGGTCGAGGGCGGGCAGGGCGAGCCGCCTCGTGATCCTCTCCACCAGTTCGGCCGACGCCCCGGCCCGGGCGTCACGGGAGACGGCCACGGGCGCGGGCAGGACCTCCAGCAGCGGACGCAGGGACAGCGCCGCCCGGGCGAGCCGGGCCACCGGCTCGCCCGGGGCGCCGGTCCCCTCAGCGGACCGGGAAGGCATGGCCCCGCGTGGTGCGGTCGGTGAGCCGGTTGTGCCCGTAGGCGTCCTGGCCCGCGACGAGGACGGCGCCGTACCGCTCCAGCGAGACGGAGCCGCCGTACTCCTCGATGACCTCCGTGTCCGGGTACACGCGGACCGAGGTGGGCACGTACCGCGAAGCGAAGCCCATGCGCATCCGGTCGCTCTTCCCGTCGTGCGGGTGGGACGCGTGCATCAGCGTGGACCAGAACATGATCGCCTCACCGGGCTGCATCACCATGGAGACCGCCCGGGACTCGTCGGGGACGAAGTCGGGGTCCTTCTGCAGTTCCCGGTAGTCGTAGCCGAAGAACCCGCGCCGGACGCCCTGCTTGCTCTCGTGGTTGATGCGGTCGGGCGCGTAGTGCATCCGCTTGGTCTCGTCGTAGTTCATCTGCTGGTGGGTCCCGGGGATGAACTGCAGGCACCCGTTCTCGACGGTGGCCTCGGTGAACGCCGTCCACACCGTGATCGTCCCGCCGAACTCCTCGTGCTCGTCGGGCCAGCGGATCTGCGGGGTGCCGGAGGCGTTGGCGAAGGTGTCGGCCTGGTGCCAGTCGGTCCCCTCGTCCCCGGGGTACTTGGGGAAGAACTCGGTGCGCCAGCACAGGGCGTCTGGGCCCAGCACGCTGACGACCCGGTCGACGACCCGCTGGTGGCAGACGTGGTCGGCCAGGAAGGGCGAGTCGAGGTGCCGGTCGTAGTTGGAGATGTTGGTGTTGCCGGACGCGGCGCCCTTCTCCCCGTACACCGCCATGGAGCGGTCCATGAGTTCCAGGCGCTCACGCCGCCAGCGGTCCCGCATCTCCTGCGGCTCGTAGACCTTGAACGGCCCGAAGTAGCCGTTGGCCCGGAAGCTCTGCAACTCCTCGGGGGACAGTGCGTGGACGCGGTTCTCTCCGGAAACGGTCACTTCCGCTCCTCAGCGATGTCGTCGTGGGCCGGGCTCGTGCCGTCGGCCCGGTGTGCGGTGCGTTGCTCCACGCAGGCGGTGATGCGGGAGATCGTGGCCTCTCCGTCGAGTTCGCTGCCGGTCAGCTCCAGGCCGAAGCGCTCGTTGACGCCGGCGATGATCCGTACGAACGCCAGTGACGTGGCGCCTACCTCGAAGAGGTCCGTGTCCGGTCCCGGGGACCGCGAGCCGCCGAGTACCTCACCGACGACGGCCGTGACCGCCGCCCGCGTCCCTTCCGCACCGTTCGCCGGGCCCTTTGCCGGTACGGGGCCCAGCGCCGGCAGGAGGCGCAGCGCCGCCCGGTCGGTCTTTCCCTGGGGGGTCAGTGGCAACGCGTCGGTCACCCGGTACTCCGAGGGCCTGAGGTGACGTGGCAGGGCGGCCCCGGCCAGCTCCGCGAGCTGCTCGGGAAGGGCCTCGCGGTCCGCCTCTCCGGTCTCGCTCCGCGGCACGACGAAGGCGGCCAGGCGCAGATCGCCGCCGCCGTGGTCGCGGTCGACGACCACCACGGCCGCCACGGACGGATGGCCCAGGAGGCACTCCTCGACCTCGCGTGGCTCGATGCGGTAGCCGCGCACCTTCAGCTGGTCGTCGTCGCGCCCCAGGTACCGCAGTTCGCCCTCGGCGGTGCGTACGGCCAGGTCGCCCGACCGGTAGGCACGCACCACGGGTCCGCCGTCCGGGGACCGGGTGACGAAGCGCTCGGCGGTCGACTCGGGGCGGTCGAGGTAACCGCGCGCCACGCCCGGCCCACAGACCATGATCTCGCCGGGCCGCCCGTCAGGCACCGGGCGTCCCTCGTCGTCGGCCAGCCAGACGCCGAGGTGGGGCAGTGGTACCCCG
Coding sequences within it:
- a CDS encoding chlorinating enzyme, coding for MTVSGENRVHALSPEELQSFRANGYFGPFKVYEPQEMRDRWRRERLELMDRSMAVYGEKGAASGNTNISNYDRHLDSPFLADHVCHQRVVDRVVSVLGPDALCWRTEFFPKYPGDEGTDWHQADTFANASGTPQIRWPDEHEEFGGTITVWTAFTEATVENGCLQFIPGTHQQMNYDETKRMHYAPDRINHESKQGVRRGFFGYDYRELQKDPDFVPDESRAVSMVMQPGEAIMFWSTLMHASHPHDGKSDRMRMGFASRYVPTSVRVYPDTEVIEEYGGSVSLERYGAVLVAGQDAYGHNRLTDRTTRGHAFPVR
- a CDS encoding alpha/beta fold hydrolase, producing the protein MPSRSAEGTGAPGEPVARLARAALSLRPLLEVLPAPVAVSRDARAGASAELVERITRRLALPALDLRGTVPGQEPGTFPRIIGERLGLTGPAHGEPCAELDDPAVVDRIVDAAAAGDFDRFATRRTVETPDGTPLRVHTAGRPGSPAVVLASAPGMPARLAEWWIRALAPTHHVVTWESRGLSGPPEASAATAYGLAEQSTDLVTAMDSAGMARAHVMGLCGGAVLAVVAAALHPERVVSLSLWHGDFELGPESPKTEHQRNLQALMAMVTDGRAPAGAIHGTLCRAISGGVPADLAHLVLHPYATVELFSRYCALNGAVMGTDLRPHLSSVTAPVLVVTSEDDSTAHPEGSLLVARRLDRADTWIRPHGDHVSLFRGAPGLLDRMAAFLDRHPAPA